The window AATTAAGGACAAATAAAATATACTCTGCGACTCCCAActgtgaaaaattaatattgaaCCAACTAAAAAACGTACCAATTCGCAGGACCTCACCACTTGTGTGtcaaaattataataacttCTGTTATTAATTATGTTAATATAGTTTTCCAGGCATTCACTGTATATCCTGATCAAACAAAAGCGACAAAGACAGAAGCTGCTATTTGAGGTGGTCACGGTGTCATCCAGCATTGTACCATGTCTGCACCTTTAGGGAACAGTTGTTAAAGATGATGTTGTAAAGTACATGTGCCTGTGTTCATGACTTGATCCTATCCTACGCAATTTGCTactaaaagataaaagaaatcaATGTAACTGGCTCTACATGTAACAGTTTAATAAGGAAAACAATGGAAATCCAGGTATGGGAGAAGGtttatttttgtggatttttgttttaattttttcagaAACATGATTGATATATATAACCATTTTAGGAATGCTTTATGGGATTCTTGTTCCCTTATTAATTGTACTCTTTCAAATTATTACACCCAGTAGCAGAGAAGTAGATGGGAGGAGGAAGAAGACATAGGGGAGgttcatgcatgcatgcatgcaagcAAGCAACCATAGAAACCCTAGCTATCTgctgagatttttttttttttttctcataaaataatacatattatAATGGGAATAATGTTGGGGAGAAAACACCACATCATGTAAGATTAAAAGGAGTGAGATTGAAAAGATTCATACATACTGATCAATAATGGACATTATctggttcttcttcttcttctattttcttttttttttttttggcctctCTTCTTCTGTGGACTTATTAATTTCTTCAGTCTGTGAACCTGTGACACTTTGTGATGACACTGCAACCACGTCTGTAAGGATTAGCCCTTCCACCTCTCCTACAGTTGTAGTATGAGCGGCCACGACGGTTGCATGGTACTTGGTTCCTCCTCAGGGCTCCATAGCTGATGTACCTTCTGCGTTGGGCCAGTGATCGTCGGTTAGTCTCCGAATCCATCATCATCTCGTCGTCTTCATTGATACAATCACCGACTGCACCGTCGCAGGGAGCGAAGCCATCGGTGGCATTCACTTGGGTGCCATCAACCAACTGGATTTGGCTATCATCCCAACTATCATCTGCAAAGGAAAATGACTCCACCACCAGGGCAAAGCCCAGGAGGAGGAAGATGAACCCAAGTCGGAGACCCATTTGGGGTTCCAAGAAAGCAATAAGTCGGAAGGGAGACAGAGGCTTAATTGCTTCTGTTGACGCTTATTCTCTACCCTTCCTTCCTGCTAATGGAGAAACAAGGTAGGAAAAGGTGGTAGGAAGATAAGTTTACTGGTATAAAAGGCAGTTGGTAGAGCTAGAAATTTGGAGAATATGATGTGTCATTGTCTTTTTGTGATTTAACCTTAATTTGGGGCGTCCGTTTATTACTCATTTCTAGTGGATTTTGTTCATTAAGGGATGTTTGTTGGGGTT of the Vitis vinifera cultivar Pinot Noir 40024 chromosome 10, ASM3070453v1 genome contains:
- the LOC100267454 gene encoding protein RALF-like 19 — protein: MGLRLGFIFLLLGFALVVESFSFADDSWDDSQIQLVDGTQVNATDGFAPCDGAVGDCINEDDEMMMDSETNRRSLAQRRRYISYGALRRNQVPCNRRGRSYYNCRRGGRANPYRRGCSVITKCHRFTD